One stretch of Bremerella cremea DNA includes these proteins:
- a CDS encoding serine hydrolase, whose amino-acid sequence MNGNLFRATSFASFSLMLLTSISSQLAAEPADLLLRGGRVVDGTGAPWYQADILIDDGKIIEIGHIQPEAAKRVIEAEGLVVAPGFIDMMGQSATPLLENPNSGINLLTQGITTINCGEGASEAPLGEESLETRGWTTMAEYFQLLDMKGLPVNVVQTVGHTQIRRLVLGEVDRRPNEEELAQMKAYVDEAMDAGAIGLSTALIYPPATYAPTKEIAALAAVAGKHGGRYYTHMRNEGDMLLEAIDEAIAIGDEGNVPVHIFHLKAAGRQNWGKMQLAIARIQAARAAGKEVTADIYPYINNGLGIAALIHPRHFAMGRETLYQKLKTDQALREEIKQEMLTTDGWENWFRHVGHDWTKVIVGTPGKGAYSEFAGSSIAAIAQQQGEDPWDTFFNLVDSGAFVMPQSMTDANLIVKMQQDFISFCTDVGPVHDRGGASHPRGFGAFPRMLSRYVRDLGVISLEQAVAKASAAAANHVMAYDRGRISEGLAADIIVFDFENLTENATFAQPHELSTGMKFVIVNGEVVLDDGKFTGARPGRVLRGPGYQKAKAPYAIVTGKGFEETKAIDAAVQSAMQEFAIPGAAIAITHQGRLVYARGFGYADIGARQPVEPDSLFRLASISKPITAVAIMQLIEQGKLSLDDKVFEILEYEPILEGEAKFDLRLNEITIRHLLQHRGGWDRDKSFDAMFRSVDFANLAQMPPPADCDAIIRVMLGKPLDFSPGERYAYSNLGYCILGRVIEKLTGEPYEQYVLDHVLRPIGAEGMRLGATHLSGRAEGEVRYYDPGFGRSVFAETLGQKVPNAYGAWYLESMDAHGAWISSAIDLAKFGAAFDEPENCPILSAASIELMHTPAPNEKNATARHYVAGWSVSTDNNGLKSIGHNGSLPGTNTLLARRSDGTNIVILLNARTSGKNNQLIGIVNNRVKAAIDSIQAWPDTNLFESAP is encoded by the coding sequence ATGAACGGCAATCTTTTCCGCGCGACATCTTTCGCATCCTTCAGTCTGATGCTTCTCACTTCTATTAGTTCGCAACTTGCCGCCGAGCCAGCAGACCTGTTGCTACGTGGTGGGCGCGTTGTCGATGGTACCGGGGCGCCCTGGTACCAAGCCGATATTCTAATCGACGACGGCAAAATCATTGAGATTGGTCATATCCAACCAGAGGCGGCCAAGCGAGTCATCGAAGCCGAAGGGCTGGTGGTGGCCCCTGGCTTCATCGACATGATGGGACAATCGGCAACACCTCTGTTGGAAAATCCGAATTCCGGAATCAATCTGCTAACCCAAGGAATCACGACCATCAACTGCGGCGAAGGCGCGTCGGAGGCCCCCTTAGGGGAAGAATCGCTTGAAACTCGTGGCTGGACGACAATGGCCGAGTATTTTCAACTGTTGGACATGAAAGGCTTGCCAGTCAATGTCGTCCAAACCGTTGGGCACACCCAAATTCGCAGGCTTGTCTTGGGTGAAGTCGATCGTCGCCCGAACGAGGAAGAACTCGCGCAGATGAAAGCCTACGTCGACGAGGCCATGGATGCCGGTGCGATTGGGCTTTCCACGGCGTTGATCTATCCGCCTGCAACGTACGCCCCAACCAAAGAGATCGCCGCGTTGGCTGCCGTCGCAGGCAAACATGGCGGCCGCTATTACACCCACATGCGAAACGAAGGAGACATGCTGCTCGAAGCGATCGACGAGGCGATTGCCATCGGCGACGAAGGGAATGTACCGGTTCATATTTTCCATCTGAAAGCAGCTGGACGTCAGAACTGGGGCAAAATGCAATTGGCGATCGCCCGCATCCAAGCGGCTCGTGCCGCAGGAAAAGAGGTCACCGCTGATATCTATCCCTACATCAACAACGGCTTAGGTATCGCCGCACTGATTCACCCTCGCCACTTTGCCATGGGGCGAGAAACGCTTTATCAAAAACTAAAAACCGATCAGGCATTGCGCGAAGAGATCAAGCAAGAGATGCTCACTACCGACGGTTGGGAAAACTGGTTTCGGCATGTTGGTCACGATTGGACCAAAGTAATTGTAGGTACTCCCGGTAAAGGAGCCTATTCCGAGTTCGCCGGTAGCAGCATCGCGGCAATTGCCCAGCAGCAAGGGGAAGATCCTTGGGATACGTTCTTTAATCTGGTCGATAGCGGCGCGTTCGTGATGCCACAAAGCATGACCGATGCCAACCTTATCGTCAAAATGCAGCAAGACTTTATCTCGTTCTGCACCGATGTCGGCCCTGTGCATGATCGTGGTGGGGCTTCTCACCCACGTGGCTTTGGTGCCTTTCCGCGGATGCTTTCTCGATACGTGCGTGACCTGGGGGTGATCTCGCTGGAACAAGCCGTTGCCAAAGCCAGTGCTGCGGCAGCCAACCATGTCATGGCCTACGACCGAGGCCGCATTTCAGAAGGTCTGGCAGCCGACATCATTGTGTTCGACTTCGAGAACCTGACCGAAAACGCGACCTTTGCGCAGCCGCACGAGCTATCGACCGGCATGAAATTCGTGATCGTCAACGGCGAGGTCGTGCTCGACGACGGCAAGTTCACCGGTGCGCGGCCTGGTCGCGTATTGCGTGGCCCTGGCTACCAAAAAGCGAAAGCGCCCTACGCGATCGTCACCGGCAAAGGCTTCGAAGAAACGAAAGCCATCGACGCCGCCGTTCAATCGGCCATGCAAGAGTTCGCCATCCCCGGTGCCGCCATCGCAATTACCCATCAGGGGCGGCTGGTGTACGCTCGTGGATTCGGTTACGCCGATATTGGTGCCCGGCAACCGGTAGAACCAGATAGCTTGTTTCGTCTGGCCAGCATCTCGAAGCCAATTACCGCCGTGGCGATTATGCAGTTGATCGAGCAAGGTAAACTTTCGCTGGACGACAAAGTGTTTGAGATTCTCGAATACGAACCGATCTTAGAAGGCGAAGCCAAATTTGATCTGCGGTTGAATGAGATTACTATCCGGCATTTGCTGCAGCATCGTGGCGGCTGGGATCGTGATAAGTCGTTCGATGCCATGTTCCGTTCGGTCGACTTCGCCAATCTAGCTCAAATGCCTCCTCCGGCGGATTGCGATGCGATCATTCGGGTGATGCTTGGCAAACCACTCGATTTTAGTCCAGGTGAGCGATATGCGTATTCGAACCTTGGCTATTGCATTTTAGGACGCGTCATTGAGAAGCTGACCGGCGAACCATACGAGCAGTACGTCTTGGACCATGTCTTGCGTCCGATTGGCGCTGAGGGAATGCGGCTCGGGGCGACCCATTTGTCGGGTCGAGCCGAAGGCGAAGTTCGCTACTACGATCCTGGTTTCGGCCGCTCGGTATTCGCGGAAACCCTTGGCCAGAAAGTTCCGAATGCTTACGGCGCCTGGTACTTGGAATCGATGGATGCGCATGGTGCCTGGATTTCTTCGGCGATTGATCTCGCCAAGTTCGGGGCAGCATTCGACGAGCCTGAGAACTGCCCGATCTTGAGTGCCGCTTCGATCGAGTTAATGCACACGCCAGCCCCGAACGAGAAAAACGCTACCGCACGTCACTATGTTGCCGGCTGGAGCGTAAGCACCGATAACAACGGCCTGAAGAGCATCGGGCACAACGGATCGTTGCCCGGCACAAATACGTTGCTGGCTCGCCGATCAGATGGTACGAACATAGTGATCCTGCTTAACGCACGCACTTCTGGCAAGAACAATCAATTGATCGGCATTGTCAACAATCGAGTAAAAGCCGCCATCGATTCGATTCAAGCGTGGCCTGATACCAACCTGTTTGAGTCCGCTCCGTAA
- a CDS encoding serine hydrolase — MSKHVCLLLSLLTFTLLGFAIMTNSSSKAQAPDSTSNHAAVDYGPAIAKLKAAVQYEVSQHDLPAFSISLVDNKQIVWADGFGYQDADKKVPATSQTIYRVGSVSKLFTDIAVMQLVEQGKLDIDAPVQEILPDFTPENPYDTPITLHQLMSHRSGLVREPPVGNYFDPTEPTLAETIASLNQTKLVYPPNTKTKYSNAAVSVVGEALAAKTGMPFEQQIEQTLLQPLQMPNSSFDRPSDKTELLATGWMWTYDERRFEAPTFPLGTGPAGNFYSSVADLSQLLICLFQEGATPNGPILKSETLQQMITPTKDEHGAENRDFGIGFHIQKLDNHTKVGHGGAIYGFSTQFEALPERKLGVAAAASLDGTNDIVRQLTNYALRLMIATQDGQPLPEYPTTATLATERAKALIGTYQKQGGTDILKISELNGDVFLAQGVFRRQLRATSKQGAIVTDDPFGFGTPVAPSGSQGIKFADAIYERLPHEPPAGIPERWQGLIGEYGWDHNTLYILEKDGQLHALIEWFYDYPLTELGPNEFAFPDYGLYHGEKLFFARDERDSATEVTAAEVLFKRRPVGTPHGDTFKIKPVRPIEEIRPEAMAATPPAESGDFVESDLVELTSLDPTIKLDIRYATTNNFMGAVMYKQPKAFMQRPAAEALVRAHHRLKERGLGLLIHDAYRPWFVTKMFWDATPASMQDFVANPANGSRHNRGCAVDLTLYDLATGEPVEMVATYDEFSPRSFPLYPGGTTRQRWYRQFLRETMEAEKFTIYPLEWWHFDYQDWNKYRIGNETFEELTN, encoded by the coding sequence ATGTCGAAGCATGTTTGTTTGTTGTTAAGCTTGCTGACTTTCACACTGCTGGGGTTCGCAATCATGACCAACTCGTCCAGTAAAGCACAAGCGCCAGACAGCACCTCCAACCATGCGGCGGTCGATTACGGCCCAGCGATCGCTAAGCTAAAAGCGGCTGTCCAGTACGAGGTCTCTCAGCACGACTTGCCTGCGTTTTCGATTTCGTTGGTCGACAATAAGCAGATCGTTTGGGCGGATGGGTTTGGTTATCAAGATGCCGACAAGAAGGTGCCTGCCACATCCCAAACCATTTATCGCGTAGGCTCGGTCTCGAAGTTATTCACAGACATCGCCGTGATGCAGTTGGTTGAACAAGGCAAGCTCGACATCGACGCCCCAGTCCAAGAGATTCTTCCCGACTTCACCCCTGAGAATCCTTACGATACCCCGATCACTTTACACCAGTTGATGTCGCATCGATCTGGCCTGGTCCGTGAACCTCCGGTCGGCAACTACTTTGATCCCACTGAACCAACGCTGGCCGAGACCATCGCCAGCTTGAATCAAACCAAGCTCGTCTATCCCCCCAACACCAAGACCAAATATTCCAATGCGGCGGTTTCGGTCGTAGGCGAGGCCCTTGCTGCCAAAACAGGCATGCCTTTCGAACAACAGATCGAACAAACGCTGCTCCAACCTCTGCAGATGCCCAATAGCAGTTTCGATCGTCCTAGTGACAAAACCGAGCTACTGGCCACGGGTTGGATGTGGACTTACGACGAGCGTCGTTTCGAAGCCCCCACATTTCCGCTTGGCACTGGGCCCGCTGGCAACTTCTATTCCAGCGTCGCAGATCTTTCGCAGTTGTTGATTTGCTTGTTTCAAGAGGGTGCCACACCCAATGGACCGATCTTAAAGTCCGAAACGTTGCAGCAGATGATCACCCCGACCAAGGATGAACATGGGGCCGAAAATCGTGACTTTGGAATTGGTTTCCACATTCAGAAGCTAGACAACCACACCAAGGTTGGACATGGTGGAGCAATCTATGGGTTCTCGACTCAGTTTGAAGCGTTGCCAGAACGAAAACTGGGCGTAGCGGCGGCGGCTTCTTTAGATGGCACCAACGATATTGTACGCCAGCTGACCAACTACGCGTTACGCTTGATGATCGCTACGCAAGATGGGCAGCCGCTGCCGGAATACCCCACAACCGCTACGCTGGCAACCGAGCGGGCCAAAGCATTGATCGGCACGTACCAGAAACAAGGTGGAACCGACATCCTCAAGATCTCGGAACTCAACGGCGATGTCTTTCTCGCTCAAGGTGTTTTCCGTCGACAATTGCGAGCCACGTCTAAACAGGGAGCCATAGTGACCGACGATCCCTTTGGATTTGGTACCCCAGTTGCGCCTAGCGGTTCCCAGGGAATTAAATTTGCTGATGCAATTTACGAACGCCTTCCGCACGAGCCTCCTGCTGGCATTCCGGAACGCTGGCAAGGGTTAATCGGCGAATATGGCTGGGATCACAATACGCTCTATATCTTGGAAAAAGATGGCCAACTGCATGCATTGATCGAATGGTTTTACGACTATCCTTTAACCGAGCTTGGCCCCAACGAGTTTGCGTTTCCAGATTATGGTCTGTACCACGGCGAGAAACTGTTCTTTGCTCGCGACGAAAGGGATTCCGCCACGGAAGTTACGGCTGCTGAGGTGTTGTTCAAACGGCGTCCGGTCGGCACACCGCATGGCGATACCTTCAAAATCAAGCCTGTAAGGCCGATTGAAGAGATCCGTCCTGAAGCCATGGCGGCAACGCCTCCGGCTGAGTCAGGCGACTTCGTCGAGTCCGATCTCGTAGAGCTAACGTCGCTCGATCCGACGATCAAGCTAGACATTCGCTACGCCACCACGAACAACTTCATGGGCGCGGTGATGTACAAGCAACCGAAAGCGTTCATGCAGCGCCCTGCCGCCGAAGCTTTAGTGCGGGCACATCATCGCTTGAAAGAACGTGGCCTCGGATTGCTGATCCACGACGCCTATCGCCCCTGGTTCGTTACCAAGATGTTCTGGGATGCCACCCCTGCTTCCATGCAAGACTTTGTCGCCAATCCAGCAAATGGATCGCGGCATAATCGAGGTTGTGCGGTCGATCTTACCCTGTACGACTTGGCTACCGGCGAGCCGGTTGAAATGGTCGCAACCTACGACGAATTCTCTCCTCGTTCATTCCCACTCTACCCAGGGGGAACAACCCGCCAACGTTGGTATCGTCAGTTTCTACGCGAAACGATGGAAGCAGAGAAGTTCACGATCTACCCCTTAGAGTGGTGGCACTTCGATTATCAAGACTGGAACAAGTATCGTATCGGTAACGAAACTTTCGAGGAGCTAACCAACTAA
- a CDS encoding asparagine synthase C-terminal domain-containing protein produces MSNVVPIERLVNLLDPQGNSIFNMTVEEAVARVASGDPNQVREIDGHFALLSKNGTIIRMARSLGRPMRYFLAKRSEGPCLVVAERIDEIYTFLKSEGLHGQFHPSYTRMVPAHHILELALVGCPDPNPTTTRYFDPQPNQFSTDLDEIGHRYISKLAAEINHWLDTIPSEEPLGVMFSGGIDSGSVFLVLYDLLLKRGQSPARLKAFTLTVEDGGTDAAQAEQFLAELDLGLFWEPISAPRSDLDFREAIRIIEDYKPLDVQAATMGLALCRGIRRRYPDWKYLIDGDGGDENLKDYPIEENPELTIRSVLNNQMLYQEGWGVNAVKHSLTYSGGQSRGHVRSHAPAKSLGFHGFSPYALPNVIEAAEGIPFIELTDWNHDALYQLKGEIVRRGVQQITGLTMPIFEKQRFQHGTVSSEQFAELFPTHEIEYRRAFAQRYE; encoded by the coding sequence ATGTCTAACGTTGTTCCGATTGAACGCCTAGTAAATCTGCTCGATCCTCAGGGCAACTCCATTTTCAATATGACGGTGGAAGAAGCCGTTGCCCGCGTTGCGTCTGGCGATCCGAACCAGGTGCGAGAGATCGATGGTCATTTCGCGTTACTCTCGAAAAACGGCACCATCATTCGCATGGCGCGTTCGCTGGGACGACCGATGCGATACTTCCTGGCGAAGCGTTCCGAAGGGCCTTGCCTGGTTGTGGCCGAGCGGATCGACGAGATCTACACCTTTCTGAAAAGCGAAGGACTGCATGGGCAGTTTCACCCTTCCTACACACGCATGGTGCCTGCGCATCATATTCTGGAATTGGCCCTTGTCGGTTGCCCTGACCCGAATCCCACAACCACGCGTTATTTCGATCCGCAACCGAATCAGTTCAGCACCGATTTAGATGAAATTGGCCACAGGTACATCAGCAAACTTGCTGCCGAAATCAATCACTGGCTCGATACAATCCCCAGCGAAGAACCGCTCGGAGTGATGTTTTCTGGGGGGATCGATAGTGGGTCGGTTTTTCTGGTTTTATACGATCTACTGCTCAAGCGTGGCCAATCACCGGCTCGTCTAAAAGCGTTCACACTGACCGTCGAGGATGGGGGAACCGATGCGGCCCAGGCCGAACAGTTTTTAGCAGAGCTTGATTTAGGTCTATTTTGGGAGCCAATTTCTGCCCCCCGGTCTGATCTCGACTTCCGTGAAGCGATTCGCATCATCGAAGACTACAAACCACTCGATGTCCAAGCCGCCACCATGGGACTGGCGCTTTGTCGTGGTATTCGCCGCCGATATCCGGATTGGAAGTATTTGATCGATGGCGATGGAGGAGACGAGAACCTCAAAGACTATCCCATTGAAGAAAACCCGGAACTTACGATTCGCAGTGTGCTGAACAACCAGATGCTATACCAGGAAGGTTGGGGGGTGAACGCCGTTAAGCATTCGCTCACCTATTCTGGCGGACAAAGCCGCGGGCACGTTCGCTCCCACGCGCCTGCCAAGTCGCTCGGCTTCCATGGCTTTAGCCCGTACGCATTGCCCAATGTGATCGAGGCCGCCGAAGGAATTCCTTTCATTGAGTTGACCGATTGGAATCATGACGCGCTTTATCAACTAAAGGGCGAGATCGTACGCCGTGGTGTGCAGCAGATTACCGGGCTGACCATGCCGATCTTCGAGAAACAACGCTTCCAACATGGAACGGTTTCCAGCGAACAATTCGCCGAACTCTTCCCCACCCATGAAATCGAATACCGGCGTGCGTTCGCTCAACGATATGAGTAA
- a CDS encoding radical SAM protein yields MKSNTGVRSLNDMSKPPYRLNDVEIVKHRPPKNNVTPDRPYAHLVEQERAANGQIVDVATLFLTNRECPFRCLMCDLWKNTTDTSIPVGSIPQQIDFALSELPPAKHLKLYNSGNFFDAQAIARDDFTHIAQRAQAFDHVIVENHPRLCNRVCSQFREQLGNTTLEIALGLETIDPAVLPLLNKQMTLDDFARGVETLLAADIVVRTFILLKAPFQNETQGVEWAIRSIEYALGLGAGCCAVIPTRAGNGIMEKLQADGYFSQPTLSSLEIVMDEGLKLAEGRGRVFVDLWDLEQFAVCPLCVRSRRDRLSQMNLNQRILPQVSCSCRELIL; encoded by the coding sequence ATGAAATCGAATACCGGCGTGCGTTCGCTCAACGATATGAGTAAGCCCCCTTATCGCCTGAACGACGTTGAGATCGTAAAGCATCGTCCGCCGAAGAATAACGTTACGCCAGATCGACCTTACGCCCACCTTGTTGAGCAAGAGCGCGCGGCAAATGGGCAGATTGTAGACGTGGCGACGCTTTTTCTCACCAATCGAGAATGCCCCTTTCGTTGTTTGATGTGCGATTTATGGAAGAACACCACCGACACAAGCATTCCCGTTGGGTCTATCCCCCAGCAAATCGATTTCGCCCTAAGCGAACTGCCGCCAGCGAAGCATCTCAAGCTGTACAACAGCGGCAACTTCTTCGATGCCCAGGCGATTGCTCGGGACGATTTCACGCACATTGCCCAGCGGGCTCAAGCGTTCGATCACGTGATCGTCGAAAATCATCCTCGTCTTTGTAATCGCGTTTGTAGCCAGTTTCGCGAACAACTTGGCAATACCACCTTGGAAATCGCTCTCGGACTCGAGACCATCGATCCAGCCGTGTTGCCGTTGCTGAACAAACAGATGACGCTCGACGATTTCGCCAGGGGAGTCGAAACGTTACTTGCGGCAGATATTGTCGTGCGTACTTTTATTTTGCTGAAAGCCCCCTTTCAAAATGAAACGCAAGGCGTGGAGTGGGCGATCCGGTCCATCGAATACGCTCTGGGGCTAGGGGCTGGTTGCTGTGCCGTGATTCCCACGCGAGCAGGAAACGGAATCATGGAGAAACTGCAAGCCGACGGCTACTTCTCTCAACCAACGTTGTCTTCCTTAGAAATCGTAATGGACGAGGGATTGAAGCTGGCAGAAGGCCGCGGGCGAGTCTTTGTCGACCTGTGGGATCTCGAACAGTTTGCGGTTTGTCCCCTCTGTGTAAGAAGCCGACGAGACCGACTTAGTCAGATGAACCTGAATCAGCGTATACTTCCGCAGGTTTCGTGTTCGTGCCGAGAGTTGATTTTGTGA
- a CDS encoding NAD(P)/FAD-dependent oxidoreductase: MSEKLSVDIAVIGAGFGGSLAALLLHRIGFRVVLLERGSHPRFALGESSTPTADLVLRDLARQYDLPFLGTISRYGEWQQAFPDVVRGPKRGFSYFYHRPEEEFVSYADHRNELYVAASQDEVHADTHWLRSDVDTLFVRQVESAGIPYFDHTQVTIQSDKPSWQLTGLREGASSITIAAEFLIDATGKAAFLPQTLGLTPIGDRMRTHSQAIFAHMEGVTPWETLLNQQHGSLDDYPFPCDAAALHHLLQDAWMWQLRFDNGVTSVGIASSIPPHGNKRTSSAQQQWETTLQRYPSLAQQFATARVVAPGNEVCQTSRLQRQWSRFCGDNWALLPHTAGFVDPLYSSGIAQTVCGVERLCSLLERSWQREDMPARLQQYSQAMEAELDLLDELISGSYAAMSRFDLFVPYSMLYFAAATNYETERLATGFQPNQAMLCAADPAFRTMVSKVHQQLIQALQTPPDGQRYGRFFQVVAEAIAPFNIAGLCDTTVNNLYRYTAVDKS; this comes from the coding sequence GTGAGTGAGAAACTTTCGGTAGACATCGCGGTGATTGGGGCAGGTTTTGGTGGCAGCTTAGCAGCCCTGTTGCTCCATCGTATCGGCTTTCGCGTGGTACTGCTCGAACGAGGAAGTCACCCACGGTTTGCTTTGGGGGAATCATCGACCCCCACGGCCGATCTTGTCCTGCGTGATTTGGCCCGACAATACGACTTGCCCTTTCTCGGCACGATTTCGCGTTATGGCGAGTGGCAACAAGCGTTTCCTGACGTAGTGCGTGGTCCGAAGCGAGGTTTCTCTTACTTCTATCATCGGCCAGAGGAGGAGTTCGTTTCGTATGCTGACCATCGCAACGAACTGTACGTTGCAGCAAGTCAGGATGAAGTTCATGCCGATACGCACTGGCTCCGTAGCGATGTCGATACGCTATTTGTTCGCCAAGTCGAGTCGGCGGGAATTCCTTACTTTGATCATACGCAAGTCACCATTCAAAGCGACAAGCCAAGTTGGCAGCTAACCGGCCTGCGTGAAGGCGCTTCGTCGATAACGATTGCCGCCGAGTTTTTAATCGATGCCACCGGCAAGGCGGCTTTCCTTCCCCAGACGCTTGGCTTAACCCCAATTGGCGATCGTATGCGAACGCACTCGCAGGCCATTTTTGCACACATGGAAGGAGTGACTCCTTGGGAGACCCTACTCAATCAGCAGCACGGTTCGCTCGATGACTATCCTTTTCCTTGCGATGCTGCAGCGCTCCATCATTTGCTGCAAGATGCCTGGATGTGGCAATTACGTTTCGACAACGGCGTGACCAGTGTCGGTATTGCCTCCAGCATACCGCCCCATGGCAACAAGCGAACCTCCTCTGCCCAGCAGCAGTGGGAAACAACTCTGCAGCGTTACCCTTCCCTGGCCCAGCAGTTCGCCACGGCTCGTGTTGTTGCTCCGGGGAACGAGGTTTGTCAAACATCACGCCTGCAACGGCAATGGTCTCGATTCTGCGGAGACAACTGGGCCCTATTGCCCCACACAGCAGGTTTCGTCGATCCTCTCTACAGCAGCGGAATCGCCCAAACGGTGTGCGGTGTCGAGCGGCTCTGTTCCCTGCTGGAAAGAAGCTGGCAGCGCGAAGACATGCCCGCAAGACTTCAGCAGTATTCTCAAGCAATGGAAGCGGAACTCGATTTGCTAGACGAGTTGATCTCGGGAAGTTACGCAGCCATGAGCCGTTTCGACCTCTTCGTTCCCTATTCGATGCTTTACTTTGCTGCGGCGACCAATTACGAAACAGAGCGTCTTGCGACAGGGTTCCAACCCAACCAGGCAATGCTTTGCGCTGCCGACCCTGCGTTTCGTACGATGGTATCAAAGGTTCACCAACAACTAATACAAGCGTTGCAAACGCCACCCGACGGCCAACGATACGGTCGATTCTTTCAAGTGGTGGCCGAGGCAATCGCCCCCTTTAACATCGCTGGGCTTTGCGACACCACGGTGAATAACCTCTACCGTTACACAGCCGTTGATAAATCATAA